The nucleotide sequence GCTCTAAAATCAGTTTATCAAGGTCAGTACGCTGTTCCACGCGAGCACTTTCAACAGTATAGGCAACACGACTTAGCGGACTATACGAGGCATCCAATTGAAGAACGCCAATAGGCCGATCTGCGTCAGTATCAATACGGTTAGTCGATGGCTGATAACCACGCCCCATTTCAACCTTCAATCTCATTCTTAACTCGCCTGAAGCTGTGAGGTTTGCAATGACATGATCAGGGTTGACTATTTCTACACCATTAACGGTTTCAATATCGCCAGCTAGAACAGGGCCTGGGCCACTCTTTTTCAACGTTAACTCTGCTTCATCGCGATCTTCTAAACGCAATGTCACTTCTTTTAAGTTAAGCAAAATATCGATAACATCTTCTTGCACACCTTCGATCGTGCTGTACTCATGCAATACATTATCAATTTCCACTTCTGTTAATGCCGCACCAGGCATTGATGATAATAAAATACGGCGCAGAGCATTACCCAAAGTGTGGCCAAAACCGCGCTCTAACGGCTCAAGAGTTACTTTTGCGCTATTTGCACCAGTAATTTGAACGTCAACAATACGTGGTTTTAAAAAAGTCGTTACATGACCGGACATGGACTATCCTCGCTTCCAAAATATAGGGAAAAATTCAAAAATCGTTCTACCCAAAAAATCTTTATTTAGAGTACAACTCAACAATGAGATTTTCGTTAATCTCCATTGCCAACTCATCACGATCAGGAATACGCTTAAACACGCCTTCCATCTTGTCAGAGTTGACTTCAACCCAATCAACCGCACCACGCTGTGTCGCCAAGTCGAGTGCAAATTTAATACGAAGTTGGTTTTTACCTTTCTCCGTTACCGCGATTACATCTTCAGGCTGTACC is from Gammaproteobacteria bacterium and encodes:
- the rpoA gene encoding DNA-directed RNA polymerase subunit alpha produces the protein MSGHVTTFLKPRIVDVQITGANSAKVTLEPLERGFGHTLGNALRRILLSSMPGAALTEVEIDNVLHEYSTIEGVQEDVIDILLNLKEVTLRLEDRDEAELTLKKSGPGPVLAGDIETVNGVEIVNPDHVIANLTASGELRMRLKVEMGRGYQPSTNRIDTDADRPIGVLQLDASYSPLSRVAYTVESARVEQRTDLDKLILELETNGAIDPEEAIRCAATIMQGQLSAFVNLQGSHVEEPESTESEIDPILLRPVDDLELTVRSANCLKAENIYFIGDLIQKTEVELLKTPNLGKKSLTEIKDVLATNELSLGMRLENWPPAQLSGEIPASPDTTTI